A single Tenacibaculum sp. Bg11-29 DNA region contains:
- a CDS encoding AraC family transcriptional regulator, translated as MEIVIVNNKETPLQKILQLQNKSVDCGIKTSVYAINSSYGKGSITNYYFDGLLININNGRFKEDVIFTSKQNLNALELSILIEGEKIIRVSSFKSDLVLEKNESYFIYDDNQTKQIIFHKEKPIKEVKIRMYDDFIRKHKMQTLLSKDKILCLKKTNRNFTRQLTTKMEEIVTEILINSQKGLLKRIFLESKTLELLHLELDFQTKKKYNSDNILKKAYKVENIIQTNLHEQISIEQLARRVLLNQNILKNEFKKLFGDTIFNYTKKLRMNKAKKLLTHTQKPIYEIADIVGYKNPTHFTAAFKKTEQKTPKKYRKTQIGL; from the coding sequence ATGGAAATTGTTATAGTAAACAACAAAGAAACACCGTTACAAAAAATACTTCAGCTACAAAATAAAAGTGTAGACTGCGGTATTAAAACCTCTGTATATGCAATTAACTCTAGTTATGGTAAAGGTTCTATAACGAACTATTACTTTGATGGTTTACTAATTAATATAAATAATGGCAGATTTAAAGAAGATGTAATTTTCACCTCAAAACAAAATTTAAATGCGCTAGAACTCTCAATTTTAATAGAAGGTGAAAAAATAATTAGAGTATCCAGTTTTAAAAGCGACCTAGTTCTTGAAAAAAATGAAAGCTACTTCATATACGATGATAATCAGACTAAGCAAATAATTTTTCATAAAGAGAAGCCTATCAAAGAGGTTAAAATTAGAATGTATGATGATTTTATAAGAAAGCACAAAATGCAAACTCTTTTATCTAAAGACAAAATACTTTGCTTAAAAAAAACAAACAGAAACTTTACACGACAGTTAACTACTAAAATGGAAGAAATAGTAACCGAAATACTCATTAATTCTCAAAAAGGCTTGCTAAAACGTATTTTCCTTGAATCTAAAACCTTGGAATTATTACATCTAGAATTAGATTTTCAAACTAAAAAAAAATACAATTCTGATAATATTTTAAAAAAAGCATACAAAGTAGAAAACATAATTCAAACCAATTTACACGAACAAATATCAATAGAGCAATTAGCTCGTAGGGTATTGTTAAATCAGAATATTTTAAAAAACGAGTTTAAAAAATTATTTGGTGATACTATTTTTAATTACACCAAAAAATTAAGGATGAATAAAGCTAAAAAACTGCTTACTCACACTCAGAAACCTATTTACGAAATAGCAGATATAGTTGGATATAAAAACCCAACACATTTTACGGCTGCTTTTAAGAAAACAGAACAAAAAACACCAAAAAAATATAGAAAAACACAAATTGGATTATAA
- a CDS encoding sterol desaturase family protein, whose product MNIASIEEIMGQLQHMSVIVLALMIVEWGILIVTNYVERKKEGVVSIVSYLLQSIPYFLLSKVLIVGTMFLLYENRFFDIGFQWYMWILGYILYDFTVFFVHYLGHSVRFLWCIHGVHHTAEDMNLTVVARGSIFDIFLTPFNFIWLPILGFHPFMIFVIEPIARLYATLTHINEKVIGKEKWLDKILITPSIHRVHHAKNHIYLDRNYGETFSIWDRIFKTFQKELDNEKIMYGIMHDKLNSESFSDVQFLMWKELWVDVKNAPTFSDKIKYVFMPPGWNHMDGGIMAKEYRDKARLERS is encoded by the coding sequence ATGAATATAGCATCAATTGAAGAAATAATGGGACAATTGCAACACATGAGTGTAATTGTACTAGCATTAATGATTGTTGAATGGGGAATATTGATTGTAACAAATTATGTAGAACGGAAAAAAGAAGGGGTTGTTAGTATTGTGTCTTATTTACTACAAAGTATTCCTTATTTTTTATTATCAAAAGTGTTGATTGTAGGAACGATGTTTCTGTTATATGAAAATAGATTTTTTGACATAGGTTTTCAATGGTATATGTGGATTTTGGGATACATATTATATGATTTTACCGTGTTCTTCGTACATTATTTGGGGCATAGTGTTAGATTTTTGTGGTGTATTCATGGAGTGCATCATACAGCTGAAGACATGAATTTAACAGTAGTTGCCAGAGGATCTATTTTCGATATTTTTCTTACTCCTTTTAATTTTATTTGGTTGCCTATTTTAGGGTTTCATCCTTTTATGATTTTTGTAATTGAACCAATTGCAAGATTATATGCCACTTTAACCCATATAAATGAAAAAGTAATCGGGAAAGAAAAATGGTTAGATAAAATATTAATAACACCTTCTATTCATAGAGTGCATCATGCAAAAAATCATATTTATTTAGATAGAAACTATGGAGAAACTTTTAGTATTTGGGATCGCATTTTTAAAACCTTTCAAAAAGAGTTAGATAATGAGAAAATAATGTATGGAATAATGCATGATAAATTGAATAGTGAGAGTTTCTCAGATGTACAGTTTTTGATGTGGAAAGAGTTATGGGTCGATGTTAAAAACGCACCTACTTTTTCAGATAAGATAAAATATGTTTTTATGCCGCCCGGATGGAACCATATGGATGGAGGTATAATGGCAAAAGAATATAGAGATAAGGCTCGATTAGAGCGGAGTTAG
- a CDS encoding crotonase/enoyl-CoA hydratase family protein: MKKNYKNFEVAYYPEHEMVLWRIKTTGIPNFSLEGLKEFKLFYEDLYMMFSDKKYPLKYIVSASSHDDVYNMGGDLPYFYKNIQTKNKKRLLEYANLCFEAIYNIHNSFSLPVLSIALVEGNAYGGGFECAMAHDIILAKDSAKFCLPENKFNLFPGMGAYSFLCRKINLTSAIEILYSGNVYDAKNLEQKGLINTTFNKKSGFKALTDYIEKNSFNFMYNHYKCLKRVFPLQKKELFDITNMWVDACMDMEKDSLRRMELIINAQLRKAL; this comes from the coding sequence ATGAAAAAGAATTATAAAAACTTTGAAGTAGCTTATTATCCAGAACATGAAATGGTTTTATGGAGAATAAAAACGACTGGAATTCCTAATTTCTCATTAGAAGGATTAAAAGAATTTAAACTGTTTTATGAAGATTTGTATATGATGTTTTCAGATAAGAAATACCCATTAAAGTACATTGTATCAGCTTCGTCACATGATGATGTCTATAATATGGGGGGAGATTTACCCTATTTTTATAAAAATATTCAAACGAAAAATAAAAAAAGACTTTTAGAATATGCTAATTTATGTTTTGAAGCTATATATAATATTCATAATTCATTTAGTTTACCTGTATTAAGTATTGCTTTGGTAGAAGGAAACGCTTATGGTGGAGGGTTTGAGTGCGCGATGGCTCATGATATTATTTTAGCAAAAGATTCAGCTAAGTTTTGTTTGCCTGAAAATAAATTCAATCTTTTTCCTGGTATGGGAGCTTATAGTTTTTTATGTAGAAAGATAAACTTAACATCTGCTATAGAAATTCTGTATAGCGGAAATGTTTACGATGCAAAAAACCTAGAGCAAAAAGGGTTGATCAATACTACTTTTAATAAGAAATCTGGATTTAAAGCGCTAACGGATTACATAGAAAAGAATAGTTTCAATTTTATGTATAACCATTATAAGTGTTTGAAAAGAGTGTTTCCGTTACAGAAAAAGGAATTATTTGATATAACAAATATGTGGGTAGATGCGTGTATGGATATGGAAAAGGATAGTTTGAGAAGAATGGAACTAATTATTAATGCGCAGTTAAGAAAAGCATTATAA
- a CDS encoding alpha/beta hydrolase — protein MKHILIVLCLFLGINNYAQVKLAGSYGLDPAVQEFLEVIHSYNGPPLQELPLDVGRAAMENLQKDSTLTYDKVNFTKIKFKEKSKEVSVVVVKPKGAKKIIPTFIYFHGGGWVFNGFETHKRLMRDIALKAEVAVVFVEFSRAPEASYPVANEEGYLVASFISKYGKKYGLDSTNIVVGGDSAGGNMATAVAMMAKQNGFPKLKAQILLYPVTDTNLNTPSYERFSKGHYLTRSTMKWFWEVYAPNKDIHSLATVAPLKASLNDLKNLPKTLLITAEYDVLRDEGEAYAKKLRMAKVPVVSTRYGGTIHDFLMLNPLRETFASKAALEQICNFLKESYKKEKKSDEKEL, from the coding sequence ATGAAACATATACTTATTGTATTATGCTTGTTTTTAGGAATAAATAACTACGCACAAGTAAAGCTTGCAGGTAGTTATGGATTAGATCCAGCAGTTCAAGAATTTTTAGAAGTTATACATTCATATAATGGGCCACCATTACAAGAGTTACCACTTGATGTAGGAAGGGCTGCAATGGAAAATCTTCAGAAAGACTCTACATTAACTTATGATAAAGTAAACTTTACGAAAATAAAATTTAAAGAGAAAAGTAAAGAAGTAAGTGTTGTAGTTGTGAAGCCTAAAGGAGCAAAGAAAATAATACCTACGTTTATTTATTTTCACGGTGGAGGATGGGTATTTAATGGCTTTGAAACGCACAAACGATTAATGAGAGATATTGCGTTAAAAGCTGAGGTAGCGGTAGTTTTTGTTGAGTTTTCAAGAGCGCCAGAAGCTAGTTATCCAGTAGCAAATGAAGAAGGGTACTTAGTCGCATCATTTATATCGAAATACGGAAAAAAATATGGATTAGATTCAACTAATATTGTGGTTGGTGGTGATAGTGCTGGTGGAAATATGGCAACAGCAGTTGCTATGATGGCCAAACAAAATGGTTTTCCCAAATTAAAAGCCCAAATACTATTATATCCGGTTACAGATACGAATTTGAATACCCCATCGTATGAACGATTTTCTAAAGGGCATTACCTTACCCGAAGTACTATGAAGTGGTTTTGGGAAGTATATGCACCTAATAAAGATATACATTCATTAGCAACCGTGGCTCCGTTAAAAGCGAGTTTAAATGATCTTAAAAACCTACCCAAAACACTTTTAATTACTGCTGAGTATGATGTGTTAAGGGATGAAGGTGAAGCATATGCTAAAAAATTAAGAATGGCAAAAGTACCAGTGGTTTCAACTAGATATGGAGGTACGATACATGATTTTTTAATGTTAAACCCATTACGAGAAACTTTTGCATCGAAAGCTGCTTTAGAGCAAATATGTAACTTTTTAAAAGAAAGTTATAAAAAAGAAAAAAAATCAGATGAAAAAGAATTATAA
- a CDS encoding heparan-alpha-glucosaminide N-acetyltransferase domain-containing protein, producing the protein MKVNKRVDAIDFVRGISVLLMIPVHSMIVYSTMDTWNNTLLGKIAQVLEKGTPMFLVVMGLSFVFSSRLSMKNIIKRGLSVLAKGYGLNILRFVVPMIFFGGFPRAFIEGNGLTPGDSYNLLFFTLLGDILQLAGFSLIIMGIIIKFIKNKYAALISAMLIVFFSRELSGFRPGIVGLDYACDLLWGKTYNVYFPIFPWMSFILIGLFFGMWYQERGNDIRFMFGKMLPFGIAFLFIGAGLCYYNYEYNFGDYYHLGPGGTIILMGINLLIVWLGHITVKHFPKYKLFSVFYYSSKNVTSFYLIQWVLVYWGVLLFGFGSQTSQVKLLLIIIGITLLTFGILWLKEKGVLLFNKNKKVSPKIIKEATT; encoded by the coding sequence ATGAAAGTAAATAAAAGAGTAGACGCTATAGATTTTGTTAGGGGAATTAGTGTATTGTTAATGATTCCTGTACACTCTATGATTGTGTATTCGACTATGGACACATGGAACAATACTTTATTAGGTAAAATAGCGCAAGTATTAGAAAAAGGAACCCCAATGTTTTTGGTTGTGATGGGACTTTCATTTGTGTTTTCTAGTCGATTGAGTATGAAAAACATTATTAAACGAGGATTAAGTGTATTAGCTAAAGGTTATGGTTTAAATATTCTTCGGTTTGTAGTTCCTATGATTTTCTTTGGAGGTTTTCCAAGAGCATTTATTGAAGGAAATGGGTTAACTCCAGGTGATTCATATAATTTACTATTTTTCACCTTGTTAGGAGATATACTTCAGTTAGCAGGGTTCTCGTTAATTATAATGGGAATTATTATCAAGTTTATTAAAAATAAATATGCAGCATTAATTTCAGCAATGTTAATTGTTTTCTTCTCAAGAGAGTTGAGCGGGTTTAGACCTGGTATTGTTGGCTTAGATTATGCATGTGATTTATTGTGGGGGAAAACCTACAATGTGTACTTTCCAATATTTCCATGGATGTCGTTTATTCTAATAGGATTGTTTTTTGGAATGTGGTACCAAGAACGTGGCAATGATATTCGATTTATGTTTGGTAAAATGTTACCTTTTGGTATCGCGTTTTTATTTATAGGGGCAGGATTATGTTACTATAATTATGAATATAATTTTGGAGATTATTACCATTTAGGTCCTGGAGGTACTATTATTTTAATGGGTATTAATTTATTAATTGTTTGGTTAGGGCATATCACTGTCAAACACTTTCCAAAATATAAATTGTTTTCTGTTTTTTATTACTCAAGTAAAAATGTAACCTCTTTTTATTTAATTCAATGGGTATTAGTATACTGGGGAGTGTTGCTTTTTGGATTTGGATCTCAAACGAGTCAAGTAAAATTACTCTTAATTATTATTGGAATTACATTATTAACTTTTGGTATTCTTTGGTTAAAAGAAAAGGGGGTTCTCTTATTTAATAAAAACAAGAAAGTTTCACCAAAAATTATTAAAGAAGCAACAACGTAA
- a CDS encoding nitroreductase, whose translation MNFEEITQVIQGRKSTYAYDYINKKIDKKTIENIVTNALWAPTHMVTQPWRFEVLDGKHQEDLSEFMAAYYRKMYTEKQFSKERYEKTKTYANNATLIAIVFAPNKKAKLPEWEELAAVSCAVQNMWLSCTSLNLGSYWDSSLATIAYGKQHISLSKEEQFLGFFFMGHIKEDVLQVKRKRKALSKKLSWNFKE comes from the coding sequence ATGAATTTTGAAGAAATAACACAAGTTATACAGGGGCGTAAAAGTACTTATGCATATGATTATATCAATAAGAAAATTGATAAAAAAACAATAGAAAACATCGTAACTAACGCATTGTGGGCCCCAACACACATGGTTACACAACCATGGCGATTTGAAGTATTAGATGGAAAACATCAGGAAGATTTAAGTGAGTTTATGGCAGCATATTATCGAAAAATGTATACTGAAAAACAATTTTCTAAAGAACGCTATGAAAAAACTAAAACGTATGCTAATAATGCCACATTAATAGCCATTGTTTTTGCACCAAATAAGAAAGCTAAACTACCAGAATGGGAAGAGTTAGCTGCAGTTTCTTGTGCAGTACAAAATATGTGGTTAAGCTGCACATCATTAAATTTAGGAAGCTACTGGGATTCTTCTTTAGCAACGATAGCATATGGAAAACAACATATTAGTTTAAGCAAGGAAGAACAATTTTTAGGGTTTTTCTTTATGGGGCATATAAAAGAAGATGTACTACAAGTTAAAAGGAAGAGAAAAGCGTTGTCTAAAAAATTAAGTTGGAACTTTAAAGAGTAA
- a CDS encoding IucA/IucC family siderophore biosynthesis protein yields the protein MVNNIAHLQPEVWEFANRQLVKKGISEFAHELILKPEFIAEENDWNRYQIISDNKEFIYRFKAKKNFLDHWQVDANSIIKRSNSGKKGYLDALHFITEFRGALGIPDGFLGTYLEEITSTMSGIAYKYINEAFSAKELAEQNFQTIEHAMTEGHPCFVANNGRIGFNINDYHEYSPETNKPFKVLWIAGHKTHTTYTALDDYKYDKLLSAELGEKKIAEFNNVLIENKVSPEDYVFMPVHPWQWKNKIIGVFGADIAQKNILLLGESDDYFSAQQSIRTLFNASHPEKLYTKTALSILNMGFMRGLSPYYMQSTPYITKWITELLAEDSYLLDNGFTMLGEIATVGYNNHYYEVLGKTNPHNKMLSALWRESPFTKISSNQRVFTMAALLHVDYKDNSLLASLIEASPYGAATWVQRYLKAYLAPLLHCFYKYEFVFMPHGENLIMVLEENTPVYVLMKDITEEVIVFNETMYLPEHADRLFTKTSDNMKILSIFTDVFDCFFRFMGQQLDSYASFCEYDFWKLVAECVYEYQEQHPEFSEKYERYDLFANEFDRCCLNRLQLENTKQMLSLADPIESLKLEGTLENPLAQFKKITIENVTV from the coding sequence ATGGTAAATAATATAGCGCACTTACAACCAGAGGTATGGGAGTTTGCAAACCGTCAATTAGTAAAAAAAGGAATAAGTGAATTTGCCCATGAACTTATTTTAAAACCTGAATTTATAGCAGAAGAAAACGATTGGAATAGGTATCAAATTATTTCAGATAATAAAGAGTTTATTTATCGTTTTAAAGCAAAGAAAAATTTTTTAGACCATTGGCAAGTAGATGCGAATAGTATTATAAAAAGAAGTAATTCTGGAAAAAAAGGATATTTAGATGCATTGCATTTTATAACAGAATTTAGGGGAGCTTTAGGTATTCCTGATGGTTTTTTAGGAACATATTTAGAAGAGATTACGAGTACAATGTCGGGAATCGCTTATAAATATATAAATGAAGCATTCTCAGCAAAAGAATTAGCTGAACAAAATTTTCAAACGATAGAGCATGCTATGACAGAAGGACATCCTTGTTTTGTAGCAAATAATGGTAGAATTGGTTTTAATATAAATGATTATCATGAATATTCACCTGAAACAAATAAACCGTTTAAGGTATTATGGATTGCAGGACATAAAACACATACGACCTATACTGCCTTAGATGATTATAAATATGATAAATTATTGTCGGCAGAATTAGGTGAAAAGAAGATAGCTGAATTTAATAATGTGCTAATTGAAAATAAGGTTTCTCCTGAAGATTATGTTTTTATGCCTGTACATCCTTGGCAATGGAAGAATAAAATAATAGGGGTTTTTGGTGCTGATATAGCTCAAAAAAATATTTTGTTACTAGGAGAAAGTGATGATTATTTTTCGGCACAACAATCTATTAGAACTTTATTTAATGCTTCACATCCAGAAAAATTATATACTAAAACAGCCTTATCTATTTTAAATATGGGCTTTATGCGTGGGTTGTCTCCATATTACATGCAAAGTACACCCTATATAACTAAATGGATAACTGAATTATTAGCAGAAGACTCATATTTACTAGATAATGGGTTTACTATGTTAGGTGAAATCGCTACTGTAGGATATAATAATCATTATTATGAAGTATTAGGAAAAACAAATCCACATAATAAAATGTTATCTGCATTGTGGAGAGAAAGCCCATTTACCAAAATATCGTCAAATCAACGAGTGTTTACAATGGCAGCTTTATTACATGTAGATTATAAAGATAACTCGTTATTAGCTTCATTAATAGAAGCTTCACCTTATGGAGCAGCAACTTGGGTACAACGTTATTTGAAAGCATATTTAGCTCCGTTATTGCATTGTTTCTATAAATATGAATTTGTATTCATGCCACATGGAGAAAATCTAATTATGGTATTAGAAGAAAATACTCCAGTATATGTGTTAATGAAAGATATAACAGAAGAGGTAATTGTCTTTAACGAAACAATGTATTTACCTGAACATGCTGACAGGTTGTTTACGAAAACATCTGATAACATGAAGATACTATCAATTTTTACAGATGTTTTCGATTGTTTCTTCCGTTTTATGGGGCAGCAGTTAGATAGTTATGCAAGTTTTTGTGAATATGATTTTTGGAAACTAGTTGCAGAATGTGTGTATGAATATCAAGAACAACATCCAGAATTCTCAGAAAAGTATGAGCGCTATGATTTATTTGCAAATGAGTTTGATCGTTGTTGTTTAAATAGATTGCAATTAGAAAACACGAAGCAAATGTTAAGTTTGGCTGATCCTATTGAAAGTTTAAAATTAGAAGGAACTTTAGAGAATCCATTGGCACAATTCAAAAAAATAACAATAGAAAACGTAACTGTATAA
- a CDS encoding GNAT family N-acetyltransferase, translating to MVEINQEVFSKKIDGLGRISIRPFQIDTDISMLHSWVTQPYAKYWGMLDKSLEEVQTEYKEIEDSLNHHSYIGMLNNVPVFLMERYKASKDVISEHYDTQESDYGMHILMAPVEKRISQFTWHVFSTIIDYFFSLPQVERVVVEPDVNNEKIHILNKKAGFVYQKEIVLANKIAALAFCTKNSYRLALNQLEKNGK from the coding sequence ATGGTAGAAATTAATCAAGAAGTATTTAGTAAAAAAATTGATGGATTAGGTAGAATAAGTATTCGTCCTTTTCAAATAGATACAGACATATCAATGTTGCATAGTTGGGTTACGCAACCTTATGCAAAATATTGGGGAATGTTAGATAAATCTTTAGAAGAAGTGCAGACTGAATATAAAGAGATTGAAGATAGTTTAAATCATCATAGCTATATCGGAATGTTAAATAACGTACCTGTATTTTTAATGGAACGTTACAAAGCTTCTAAAGATGTGATTTCTGAACACTACGATACTCAAGAAAGTGATTATGGAATGCACATTTTAATGGCTCCAGTAGAAAAAAGAATTTCCCAATTTACTTGGCATGTATTTTCAACTATCATAGATTATTTTTTCAGCTTACCGCAAGTAGAAAGAGTTGTAGTAGAGCCAGATGTAAATAACGAAAAAATTCACATCTTAAATAAAAAGGCAGGTTTTGTTTATCAAAAAGAAATTGTGTTGGCTAATAAAATAGCAGCATTGGCTTTTTGTACAAAAAACTCGTACAGATTAGCCTTAAATCAATTAGAGAAAAATGGTAAATAA
- a CDS encoding GNAT family N-acetyltransferase, with amino-acid sequence MSITQTTFFSKEYKDFGGITIRPFQVKEDSVFLQKWVTKEYAVFWGMPNATLEDVEQEYTELTVPEHYDVFVGMFNNEPVFVLERYNPKLDIINNFYKTKESDCGIHIIVAPPKAPRVPNFTWFMFRSIMDFVYTNSSINRIVVEPDIRNKKMFALCQRIGFQLANIIELPNKTAQLAFLTRANYQQQIQTFSPLKRSAMNTLDNVVSPQQSTQHIQPKVWEQANILLVKKALCEFSHELLIKPEIVRELGNGYKQYKVYTDSLDIRYEFNAKPMALNHFMIDENSIKKYVKDIISEIDAVFFIKEFRKVLGIADEKMPVYLEEIISTLYGSAFKITKGNPTAKELATADFQTIEQSMTEGHPGFVANNGRIGFDSSDYRSYSPEAGNSFSLLWMAGHKSKAVFSAIESLPYEKLIHQELDTDTIAQFNKVIEGKGYKAEDYLFLPIHPWQWFNKLANIFSPEIAKGDLICLGYGPDQYLAQQSIRTLFNITNPQKFYTKSALSILNMGFMRGLPLYYLGTAPKMAVWLEDLLYSDSYIQENGFRMLSEIGSVSYVNPYFDEFGPHNDYNKMLASLWRESPYSIVKENQKPLTMAALLHIDHHGKALVPEIIKDSGISIDNWLRKYLKAYLSPMLHCFYYYDLVFMPHGENIIMVFEDNIPVYALLKDITEEACILSPEVELPVHLKRMYAPVPEDVKLLSIFTDMFDGFFRFLAPILEEHADYSEQNFWELVAENIQEYQDKFPQLAQKFEKYDLFAGNFKLSCLNRLQLNNHKQMIDLDDPVALLQFAGKLENPIAAFRTQEF; translated from the coding sequence ATGTCGATAACACAAACCACTTTTTTTTCAAAAGAATATAAAGATTTTGGAGGAATAACCATTCGCCCTTTTCAAGTAAAAGAAGATAGTGTTTTTTTGCAAAAATGGGTAACTAAAGAATATGCAGTTTTTTGGGGAATGCCAAATGCTACATTAGAAGATGTAGAACAAGAATATACTGAATTAACTGTGCCAGAGCATTACGATGTTTTTGTAGGGATGTTTAATAACGAACCAGTATTTGTTTTAGAACGTTACAACCCTAAATTAGATATTATAAATAATTTTTATAAAACAAAAGAGTCAGATTGCGGAATACATATAATTGTAGCACCACCTAAAGCTCCAAGAGTACCGAATTTTACTTGGTTTATGTTTCGTTCAATAATGGATTTTGTTTATACAAATTCAAGCATAAATAGAATTGTAGTAGAGCCAGATATTCGAAACAAAAAAATGTTTGCATTGTGTCAGCGGATTGGCTTTCAATTAGCAAACATAATAGAACTACCTAATAAAACGGCCCAACTAGCATTTTTAACAAGAGCTAACTATCAACAACAAATTCAAACTTTTTCACCATTAAAAAGAAGTGCCATGAACACCTTAGATAATGTGGTATCACCACAACAATCAACGCAACATATACAACCGAAAGTTTGGGAACAAGCGAATATATTATTAGTAAAAAAAGCATTATGTGAATTTTCGCATGAGCTATTAATAAAGCCTGAAATAGTTAGGGAATTAGGTAATGGCTACAAACAATATAAAGTTTATACAGATTCATTAGATATACGTTATGAGTTTAATGCAAAACCAATGGCGTTAAATCACTTTATGATTGATGAAAATTCAATTAAAAAATATGTGAAAGATATTATTAGTGAAATAGATGCCGTTTTTTTTATAAAAGAGTTTAGAAAAGTATTAGGTATTGCTGATGAAAAAATGCCTGTATATTTAGAAGAAATTATTAGTACACTATATGGGAGTGCATTTAAAATAACGAAAGGAAACCCTACAGCAAAAGAACTGGCAACGGCCGATTTTCAAACTATTGAGCAATCAATGACCGAAGGACATCCTGGTTTTGTTGCAAACAATGGAAGAATAGGTTTTGATAGTAGCGATTATCGTTCATATTCACCAGAAGCAGGGAACTCATTTTCTTTATTGTGGATGGCAGGACATAAGTCAAAAGCCGTATTTTCAGCTATAGAATCGCTTCCTTATGAAAAATTAATACATCAAGAGTTAGATACTGATACGATAGCACAATTTAATAAAGTAATAGAAGGAAAAGGATATAAAGCAGAAGATTACTTATTCTTACCTATTCACCCTTGGCAATGGTTTAACAAGTTAGCAAATATATTTTCTCCAGAAATAGCAAAAGGAGATTTAATTTGTTTAGGATACGGACCAGATCAATATTTAGCACAGCAATCTATAAGAACATTATTTAACATTACAAATCCACAAAAATTCTATACAAAATCGGCTTTGTCTATTTTAAATATGGGATTCATGAGGGGGCTGCCTTTGTATTATTTAGGTACTGCACCTAAAATGGCAGTTTGGTTAGAAGATTTGTTATATAGCGATAGCTATATTCAAGAGAACGGATTTAGAATGTTAAGCGAGATAGGATCTGTAAGTTATGTAAACCCATATTTTGATGAATTTGGGCCACATAATGATTATAATAAAATGTTAGCATCATTATGGAGAGAAAGCCCGTATTCAATAGTAAAAGAGAATCAAAAACCTTTAACTATGGCAGCTTTACTTCATATAGATCACCATGGAAAAGCATTAGTACCAGAAATAATAAAAGATTCAGGAATTTCAATTGATAATTGGTTGCGTAAGTACTTAAAAGCATATTTAAGTCCGATGTTGCATTGTTTTTACTACTATGATTTAGTGTTCATGCCGCATGGAGAAAACATTATTATGGTTTTTGAAGATAACATTCCTGTATATGCTTTACTAAAAGATATTACAGAAGAAGCATGTATTTTAAGTCCAGAAGTGGAATTACCAGTGCATTTAAAGAGAATGTATGCTCCAGTACCAGAAGATGTAAAGTTATTATCAATATTTACTGATATGTTCGATGGTTTTTTCCGTTTTTTAGCTCCGATTTTAGAGGAACATGCTGATTATAGTGAACAAAATTTCTGGGAATTAGTAGCCGAAAATATTCAAGAATATCAAGATAAGTTTCCGCAATTAGCTCAAAAATTTGAAAAGTATGATTTGTTTGCAGGAAATTTTAAACTATCATGTTTAAACAGATTACAATTAAATAATCATAAGCAAATGATTGATTTAGATGATCCAGTAGCATTATTACAATTCGCAGGGAAATTAGAAAATCCAATAGCGGCTTTTAGAACCCAAGAATTTTAG